The sequence below is a genomic window from Actinokineospora baliensis.
GGAGGGCTCGGCGAGGCCGGTGGCCAGGGTGCTGACCTCACCGGTCGCCGGGTCGTAGCGGCGGATGGCGCCGTTGTAGGTGTCGGCGATGGCAACGGAGTGGTCGGCCAGGACGGTCACGCCGAGCGGGTGCTGCAGCAGGGCCTGCTCCGCCGGGCCGTCGCGGTGGCCGAAGTCGAACAGGCCCTTGCCGATCGCGGTGTGGACCGTGCGGTCGGCGTCGATCCAGCGCAGCGCGGAAGTCTCGGAGTCGACCAGCCACAGCCGGTCGCCGTCGACAGCGAGCCCTGAGGTCTGCGCGAAGAAGGCCTGATCGGCCGGGCCGTCGTGCAGGCCCTCGACGGTGGTGCCCGCGAAGCGGCTGACGAGACCGGTGCGGGGGTCGAACAGGCCGAGGGTGTGGTTGCCCGCCATCGCGATGACCAGACCACCGGCGGGTTCCCACCACACGAGGTCCCACGGGCTGGTCAGGTCGATCTCGGTGCCGGGCCCGTCGGTGGGACCGTTGCGCCACTGCAGGCCGGTGCCCGCGATGGTGGTGACCTCGCCGGTGTCGGTGTTGACGCCGCGCAGCAGGTGGTTGACCGTGTCGGCGACGACCAGGTGGTAGCCGACGTCCACGTGGTCGGGCAGCACGGCCACGGCGGACGGCTCGGAGAAGGTCGCCTCGACCCCGTCCTGCCTGCCCCTGGCGCCGGTGCCGTAGGTGGCGACGACGGCGTCGTCCTTGAGCTCGACGACCCGGTGGTGCGCGGTGTCGGCGACGAGGACAGTGCCTCGGCCGGTCGCCGTGGCCTTGGCCGGGAACCGCAACTCGGTCGCCGCGGGCGGCGGCGGGACGTACGGCCCATCCCCCCGGTGCAGCGTCCCCTTCGCGTCGTGCTCGGCCACCACCTCGGCGATCACCCGCCGCAACGCCTCCGCATGCCCCTCACCAGCGGCGACGTGCACCACATACCCCTCAGGATCCACCAACACCAACGTCGGCCACGCCCGCACCGCGTACGCCTGCCACGTCGTCAACCCCGGGTCGTCGAGCACCGGGTGGTGCACCTCGTACCGCTCAACCGCCGCCCTCAACGCCTGCTCATCCGCCTCGTGCACGAACTTCGGCGAATGCACCCCCACGGTGACCAGGACGTCCTTGAACTCCTCCTCGACGGGGCGGAGCTCGTCGAGGACGTGCAGGCAGTTGATGCAGCAGAAGGTGAAGAAATCCAAAAGTACGATCCGGCCCCGGAAGTCGCTGAGCTGGTACGACTTGCCGCCGGTGTTCAGCCAGCCGCGGCCGACCAGTTCGGGGGCACGGGACAGGCGACGGGGTTGCACTGGGGTCACAGGGAGAGTCAACAGGGTCCCGGTTGCTGGCGTTCGCTGGCCCAGGATGTGGGCAGAGACACCTAGGTCCCCCGTGGTAGCCGCGGGGGACCTAGGACGGTCCTGCTCACGAGTTGTGCGCAGGGACCCCGCTCATGAACGCGCTCCATGCGGAGCCTGTGAAAGACAGAGTGCCTTGCCTGGGCGCCTTGCTGTCCCGCACCGCCCGTTCAGTGGCGCTGGTGCACGCGACTTCGACGCACTGTTGGTTCCCCCCAGAGCGCGAGGACTTCCGCCATGTACCGGTGTGCAGGTTAGAGGTCTTCAATTCTTCTCTCCAGTAGCGTCTGGGTGTCTGTCTCCGACAGCGCCCATTCCTGTGCATCCTCGAAGGAGGCGGTGAACGCGCCGGTCTTCTTGTTCCAGGCTGTGCCGCTGATGTTCTCGGTGTACGCAGCCTTGAAATCTGCCGCTGCTACCCAGAGCAGGGTGAAGGGGTTGCTCAAGCCGGGCGAGTCTCCGGCTGTCAACGGGTGGATGCGGATGCTCACGTGGTTGAGCTGCGAGAACATCAACAACCGTTCGAGTTGCCGCTTCATTACGTCCGGCGAGCCATTTATGCGAATGGTCGCTTCCTCGCCAATGATCGCCCACACCTGACTTCCAGTGCGGTGGACAAGCCTGTCTCCCCTCGCTTGTCGTTGGAGTGCGAAAGATTCGGCGTCGGCACCCGCAACCGTGGGGGCGCGGCGCAACTGGACAAGGGCGTACTCCGCCGTCTGAAACAAGCCAGGAACGTATGGATAGACGAGGCGGGTTTCATCTGCCGCTTGTTCGATCACCAGGAACCGGCGTGCTCGCCCAGCCGATCCCGTCGGCCCTGCCTTCTGGCGGGCAGACTCGCCCAGCGTCCGGAGGTCACTGGCCTCCGCAGGGGCGATGCCGTAGGTGGCGATCTGGGCTTCGGTGTCGCTCTGATCGGCCGACAAGACGCCGTTCTCGATCTTGCTCAGCTTGTCGTAGTTGATGCCGGTGCCTTGCGCCGCCGCGTCCAGGTCAAGTCCGGCGGCTTGTCGGTACGCACGCACACGCTTGCCGTAGATCGTCCGCAGCAGCAGTGGATCAAGATCGGCACTCGTCACACCCAAGATTCTGCCCCATCCATGGAGGTGCGTTCGGTCGCACTGTTGATGTTGCGTCGCAATGTGCGACGCAATGTCACCCATTTGGACGCGTCTCGCTTTGCGTCGCTGACGTAGTCTCCATGATGTCAACAAAACGTCCATCGCCTACGGCCTTGACCAGGGGATCGGGACCGTGTTGACCACGAGCTGCCAGCGGCGTGGGCGGACCCGACCGTCCACGTTGCTGGCGTCCACCTGCAACGGAGGTTGAGCGATGGCGACGCGCGAACTGCAACCGCGGACCTACAGGGCGGGGCCGTGACTACCGTCCTGCCAGCTTTGGGAGTGATGGCTACTGCGGCGCTCGTGGTCGGAGTCTGTGTCATGGCACGCCTGTCCCGTACGGACCGCCCCGCCGACAGGGGCTCCCGTGACGATCGACCTTGATACTCCGTACGCCGACGGTCGCGATATGGATAGCGAACGGCAGTACCTAACGCGGCTACTGTGGCGATCAGGTAGGACGTTCTATTTTCTTGGCGACAGCCATGAGTATCACCGGCTAGTCGCGATCGTAAAGTGGTGGCCGATCGGTCTCGCAGACGTGGCGATCCTCCGTAGTCCACTGGACGGCGTCTGCTATCGGATGGTCTATCGCAGCGCAGATGGCACTGAAGCAGACCCTTTACGGCCGCCGTGGCTCCAGTGGATGTTCAAAGCAACCGACGACAGCAACAGGTCACTTCGCCTGGTCCTTGGCGAGGAAGAGCCGACCACCCTTGAGGAAACCGAGGATTCTCCAATCCATGAGGTGCCCTTAGAGTGTGGAGTGCCGGACGGATTGGCGCTCCGTATCAGGATTGGCAACACGAAAGAACCTCCACCGCACATCCGTTGGGTCCGAAATCGCGATGTGCCTGCAATAGATCGACTGCTAAGGCAGCCGTAACGTCGGGGGATTTCTACAAGGCGACTCAACCCGGGGGAAGACGATGTACAACGGTCGGCATGTCAACCTGGACGTCTGGATCACAGTACCCGCAAAGACGGAAATGCGGGTCGAAGTCGACATTGACCACGCGGCGATCGTAATCGACTCTGCGCCGACACAGGTTCGGCTCTGCATCGACCTAGAGGGGATACAAGCCTTGTCGGCGATGCTCGACAAAGCGAGCGCGCAACTTTCAGGACGCACAGAGCAGGAATTGAAGGAGAAATAGCAGCAGGAAGCGCATCAGGGCGGACGATGGGGAGTGGGCGATGGTATCAACAGGGTTCGATTGGGGAATAACGAATCCGACAGAACGCTACCGGGGTCGCGTCCACCTCGCGGCAGTTGGCTCAAACTTGGCACTGTGCGGACTGCCGTTCGATGTGCGCTATCGCTATCGCCCGCCGAGTGAAGGGCGAGTGCTGTGCCCTGAGTGCTGCCAATCGGCAATCGGATCGTTGTTTCCGGCCGTCCCAGTATCGAGCGACCTTGGTCCCGGCAGGAATGAAGCATGACCCATCTGTGCCAACTATCGTTCTACTAGAGATGTAGTATGCGATGACGCGATTTCTTTCGGTTCACGACTTTACGCGAGACGCTATGACGAGACACCGCCCATTCTATCTGGAAGCTGTGGCGCTGGAGTTTATCAGGAGTGCTCTGACGCTCACTATTCCCAGACTTGCCGACAAGCTTGAAATGCGCCCACACGCGCTGCGCCTACTGCTTGAAGAAGCCGATATCGAGTATCCGGCGTGGCCGCATTTTCTTGGCTTAGGCGCCGGTCTCGCACAGGCGTTGAGCAGCCGCTATGAGATGGGCTTCTCCGTGAGTGAGATCCACAGGATGACAGGGCTGCCGTATCTGACGGTGCGCGAGCACTTGAGAACTGAAGGCGTTTACCCCAAGTAGTGAAAGACTCTGACGGTAGGCATAGAAGATGGCCGCTAACCTAAAATCGCGGACCCGGACCCTCTACTTGGCCGTAGAGAAGGCACAACAAACGGGCGACCACAAGCCTGTTGTTGCGATGGCGACCGCGTTCGCCAACGACGGCCTATCTGCGGGAATGTCGGTTGCGGAGACCTTGGCATGGGCGATGTTCCGTATAGAGATTGACCATGGTGAAGATGGATTGAGCCCGGGTCGATTCGATGACCTTCGCGAGTCGCTAGTTGTCGCTGGCGTTTGTGTCGATAACCACTTCCGACAGGCCCGCACTGCGGGGTTGTGGGCCATCGGTTCGTACTATGGTTTCCTGGACAATCGCCAGTTCTCCTATCTGCGGGCACACTCCCAGACTCTTCCCCAGTGGATGCGGGCTCACCTCCGAACGATCAAGTGTCTTGCTCTGGCCCCGCCATCCAACAGGAGAAGCAAGTCGGGGGATTGTCGATCCAAGAAGCGGCGAAAGTGATCATCGAATCGAAGGAATGCGGTAGGTTTCTGAAGTGGCGATCTCGGATGAGGTTCGGCGATTACGTCAGGTGCGTAACGTTCTGGTCGCGCATCGGGGTTGGACGCGCGGGGTTGAGCTGAAGGTCGGTGAGGTCGAAGCGGAGGTGCACGGTCTCCTGGGTGGTGCGTTCGGGCAGCAGGAGATCGCCGCGGCGATCGCTGGGGTGCGGGCGAAGCTCGACGATCTGCGGGATGCGCTGGTTCAGGTCGTCGAGCAGTTGGACCAAGCGATCGCCCACCACTCTCGACGGCCCGGCTCAGCATCGACCAGCGGATCAGCGTCCGTACCGCCTGCTCCGGCAAAGCCGCCCGCGCCGGATCGCGGTCAGAAACGGCCTGAGGTGGAGAACCAGCACGGTGATCGCTACCCCGAGGAAGCGAATCCCTACCATGACATGCTTCAGCGTCGGGTGATCCGGGGTTCGGGGATGCCCATCAGCGGCTGGGTGCAGCTCGATGGAAAGCAGACCGGCGAGATCACCGCGACCCGGTCCGATCCGTGGGCTGAAGAGTCGCTGTCGCGGATGGAGGAGTTGGATCCCCGGCGGGCGGCTGGCTTGGCCCATCACGTGGAGATGAAGGTGATCGTCATGATGGTTGCCAGCGGTTCCCGCCACGGCCAGGTGATCATCAATCACGCGCCGTGTGGGTCGGAAGTCGGGGACCTTCCGGGCTGCCATACGTCGATCCCCCGGTGCCTGCCGGAGGGTCGTACGCTCACGGTGCTGGGGACTGACCGGAACGGTGATCCGTTCAAGCACACGTACCACGGGAAGGCGAAGTGGTGACCGACCAGACGCCCATCACCCATACCGGCTTCATCGCGCGGGACGAACTCTCCGACGACGTCGACGTGGTCGGAGAGGTGATGGGGCTCAACGCGGGTGGAGTGAATGTCGGGTGGAGCTGGGAACTCGGTGAGACCCGGCCGAACCCCGATGCGGAGGATGAGGAAGAGGGGCCGACGCTGGCGTTCGGCGTGAACAACGCCGTCGGCTTCCTCCAGTGGCACGACGGTCGCGAAGTGCTTGTTCCGGTGCTCGGGACCAACGACGAGTGGGTGGAGTACTTCGTGGCGGGGTTGCACTCGACGAACGTCCGGCCGCACGCCGAACTCCCGGTTGAACTGGTGCTGGCCGCGGTAGTCGAGTACCTGGACACCGGTGAACGACCGACGTGTGTGGAGTGGAAGGCCGGTGCATCGCTGAGGTCGTTGTTCAGCTAGACCGATCCTGGTGCGGACATGGCTAGAGCCCCCCGGCATGACGATGCGCCGGGGGGCTCTGTACTCATGCCGTGGCGGACTTGCGTCGCCGTGATGTGGACTGGCTCGCGCTGAACGTGGGCGCGGTTGTCACCTTCCGCTCAGCAGCGGCCCGACCCCTGGGCTTGCGGGCGACGGGCTCTTCCGCCGGGGGCGTGGCGTGGTGTTCCTCGAACTTCTGGACCACCGAGCGGGGCAGCCGACCCCGGTCGGAGACCTCCAAACCGTTCGTACGTGCCCACTCGCGGATGGCCCGGAGCTGTTCACGATCGACGCGGGCGGGAGCGCCGCCGACGCGCGCGGCCACGGTGGCCCTTCGTCCGCCCGTGCGGCGACCGGCGGAGACGTACCGCTCCAGCTCTGTGCGGAGACCGTCGGCGTTGTCTTGGGACAGGTCGATCTCGTAGCTCACACCGTCCAAGGCGAAGCGGACCGTCTCGTTTGCCTGGCCTCCATCAAGGTCGTCGACCAGTTCTTGGATGACTCGCTGAGCCATGCCTTCTTCTCCCCAGTGTCGAAAAACAGGACAGGTGATCAGGCTAGCGTTTCCGTCGCCGTGATCAAGTGGGACACACTCGCAGGGAGAACGCCCACAGCACAAGCGGTATCCCGTGCCGTGACTCGTCAAACATCGTCAAGCTTCGTTCCGGAACGCGTGCTTTTACTGTAATGAAAGGAAAGCGTGGTTCGCGGACGCGCGGAGACCATCCCGGACCACTCCATGTTCGTATGCGGTACGGGATTCTGTTCGGCTCACATCGGGGGGTTGTAACTTCCGGTCAGTCCACCTCTCCGGCGATCCACCGTGCGGCGGTCATCACACGGGAGCAGTCGGCATCGCGGCCAACGATCTCCAGGGCCAGCAACAGGGCCATGGCGCGTGAACCGGGCTGGGGTGTCGTTGGTGGACTAGCCCGGTCGGGGTCGGATGGTTGGGCTTCGACGTCTGCGGCGACGGTCGCCAATACCGCCGCGAAGGCGTGGGTGTCGTCGGTGTCGAGTACGACAGAACGCCACTGGTCGCCGCGGTCGGCCGTCAGCAGGACGCGATCGTCGTCGACGGAGGGGCCGACGTGAATCGGGCCGACGCGTCGGTGTCGTCGCTGGTGGAGTGCCTGCGTGCAGGCGTCGGCGAGCGCTCGAGCCTGGTTGGTGGTCAGCAGCAGTTCGACGGTGCTCGCGCTGCCGTCGGTCTCGCGGAGGACCACCAAGACCCGGTTGGGGTGTACTGCCACGCCGATGTGGTCGTTGGGTTCCTCAGCGCACCGGAAAACGTGCATTGTCGGGTCCTGGTCAATCCGTGAGGCCGGACAGGGCGCGGAGCGTCTGGAGTGCCTTCGTCTTCGTCTTGGACACTGTGGACTGGGCGATACCCAGCACGCGACCTGTCTCGACCTCCGAGAGAGCGGGACCGCTGAAGCCGAACAGGCACCCCAGGACTTCGCGTTCACGGCGGCTCAGGTGCGTCGACTCGAGCAGAGCGCGCGCTGTCGCGATGATCTCCACTCGCGCCAAGTCGTCGGGACCACCCGGATCGGACATCGTGTCGGCGAGGCTGTGGCGGTCCCCGGCCGCCGACTCCCACGTCTCTGTGGGGGCGAACATGCTCCGGTGCACTGCCCAGAAGGTCTCCAGGCGCCAAGCGAACCGCTGCTGGGCGTAGGTCACTGCCGCCATGACGTCGTACTCCCCGTCCGAGTCGGCGGTGTTGCGCAGCGCTTCGCGCAACTTCTGGGCCATCCGACCGGTATCGGTGGGGCGGCCGGGCCGTTGCGTGCTGGCCACGTTGAGGAGGTGACGCGCGATCACCCGTCCGATGTAGGTCCCGACGGTGCCCCCGTCGCCGTTGCGGATGACTCCGGCCCGCGCGTCCCGAATCAGCCGTTCGGCGCCTTCCTGGTGCAGGTCTTCACGGTCGAAGGCGGAGCTGCCGACGGCCCCGGCGGCGACGCGGTCCAGCTCGCCCGCCACCCGCAGGTACAGCGCGGTCTCGGCGGCGCGCTCACCGCGTTCGACCGCGGCGACCAACGCGTTTGTCTCGCGCGCGTCAGCGAACGCGTGTACCGCGACACCGTTCCCACTCAAGGCTCGGAGCATCGCGGGCATTGCGGCGGACTGATAGGCGCCGGGGCGGTGGCGGCTGAGCCCGCCCCGAAGACTGTCACCGAACGTGATCGTTCGTGTGCACATGACCTGATCTGTCATCCCCAGCTCCCCTTGACTGCCAGGGGCGCCCCCTGACCTCCGCCGACCCCCGACGCTACACAAAGATCCTTGCGTGGGGTCGAGTAGTTGACGCGCCGGTACAGCGCTATGACCTGCAAAGACATATGTCGTTGTAACGCTCCGATCCGATCGTTGATCGCCATCGCGGCCGGTCACGCTCGCCCGACGCGAAGCGCGCGCCAGACCTGCCGGTGCCTACCGGCAAGTAGACGGCCGCTCTTCAGGTGATCTATGTCTCACAAGATCGGTTGGGTTGCGGGTGCCGGTGCACGTGCGACCCCGCTACGTGATCAACGGTCGTGGTGTCCCGCCCCGTGTGGGCGCGCTCCGCGGCGACGGCATGATGCAAGGCGAGCTGGAGATGAAGCGCGGCCTGGATCGCCGCGACCCGCATACTCTCCAGGTGCGCGGAACTGTCCTGTTCGGCGCGCGCCAGCACGTGAGCCTCCACGGGCCGCGATACCCCGGTCACCACGACCGCCGGAACGGCCTGGGGGGTCTGGTCGGCCACGGCTTGAGCGATCTGCGCCCACCCGGCGAAGCGCTTTGCGCTGATGAGCAGCCGGGTCGCGATCTCGGGGAACGCGGCACTGCGCAGGGACGTCGTCATAGGGCCTCACGTTTCGTTGTGCACGCTGGCGGCCAGTTCCTCGGCTCGCAGCAGGTAGTGAATGGCGGCGCGGAGCACGTCCGCGTTCTCCTCGAGCAGCCCGATCGCGGTGTTGCAGGTCAGGCAAAGCAGGGCACGCACGTAGCCGGTGGCGTGGTCGTGGTCGACCGCCAGACCGCGCGGAAGTTGGGACTCGTGGCGGTCGCAGATGGCGCACCGGTAGCCCTGCCGCGCGCGGAGTTGGTCGACGGTGCCCGCGGTGATGCCGTAGCGCGATCGGTAACGCTTGTCACGCTCGTGGTCGCGGTTGATCAGCCCACGGGCAACTGCATCGACCCGCAACGCGGCTCGATAGGCGCGGCGGCATGGGACGCAGTAGGGATGGCGTCCGTCCGGGCGACTGGGGTCCTTGTGGAACTCGGCGGGATCGCGTGGGGTACCGCACCTGACGCATGTCTTCATGTCGCCGCCAGTTCCGCCCACAGGGCGGCCGTGGCCTCCGCTTCCCCAGCGGTTCGAGCCGACAGCCGCCCCGGCAACCACACTCGCAGTGGCGTTGCCGACTTGCTCAGGTTGCAGGGAGAGCACGCCGGGACGACGTTCCACGGTGCGTCGTCGCCGCGGTCGGCAAGCGGCCACAAGTGGTCGATGTGTTGGCTCCGTCCTGCGCAGTACAGGCATCGGTCGCGGTAGAGGCGACGCAGCCACGGAAGGTCGACGACCAGGGCGTGCGCCTGGTTGTCGCATGCGCGTGCCTTGTGCCCGCGGGCGCGCTGTCGATCGCGGTAGTTCGGGAAGACGCGCCATGCCTGGGCGGCGAACTCGACGAAGTACCGCACGGCTGTCGTACTCGCGGCGTTCAGCACGGCTTCGACCTCACACGTGAGTGCGGCGGTCGACTCGGGTAAACCGTGGAGGGTGTCGGCGCGTAACGCGGCGTGGTGTGCTCGACTGGCCTCGATCAACAAGCTGAGATCGCCGTAGCTCTGAAGGGTGGCGGCGCACTCGGCACGGCGACGTCGTTTGTAGAACTCACTCGAATGGTTGCCGCACAGCCAGAATCGCCTTCCCCGCTCTCCCACTACCGACCGGACCCGCTCCAGAGATCCACATTGGACGCACTGCAACCCGGCACCTCCCCTTCGTCTCCGCTCATGCGGGGGCGCCGTAGAGCGATCCCCAGGACGTGCCCCCGACCTGTAGATCGGTGTCGAGTGGCACGCCCCGGAAGTCGGCCACGCGCATGGTGCGTTGGATCTGTTGCCCGACCTCCGCCGCGACCTCGCGCGGGGCGGTGAACAGCACTTCGTCGTGGATCGGCAACCGCATGTAGCCCGTTAAGCCCTGGGCGTCCAGCTCCACCAGGGCCTGGGCCAGTACGTCGCGTGCTGCGCTCTGGATGAGGTAGTTCACCGCGGCGTAGGTCCGCCGTCGGTCCAGAGGGATGACCCGCCCGGAGGGTGTGACGACCTGACGGCGGCCGTAGTCGGCTCGCTCGATCAACCGGCGGGAGAACCGACGAACTCCCCGGTAGAGCTGGTCGTACTGGCGAACGGCGCCGGTCACCTCAGCGAGCGGTGCACCTGTTTGGCGTGCCAACGACACGGCCCCGCCGCCGTAGACCTTTCCAAAGTTGATGCTCTTCGCCACCTTGCGGTGGAACGGGGTGAAGTCTGTGCCGTAGAGGAGTCGCGCTGTGACGTCGTGAAGGTCCTGACCTTCGATGATCGCCTGCATCATCGTCTCGTCCTGCGACAGCGCGGCGAGAACGCGCATCTCCACGGCCGCGTAGTCGACCGCCCCCACGACCGCGCCGTCTTCCGCGATCACCGCCTGCCGGATCGTCCAGTCACTCGACGGGAGTTGCTGGAACGGCGGGCGGCTGATGCTCATCCTCGCCGTGCGTGCCTTCAGGCTCGCGATCTTGGGGTGGATGC
It includes:
- a CDS encoding HNH endonuclease; its protein translation is MLNAASTTAVRYFVEFAAQAWRVFPNYRDRQRARGHKARACDNQAHALVVDLPWLRRLYRDRCLYCAGRSQHIDHLWPLADRGDDAPWNVVPACSPCNLSKSATPLRVWLPGRLSARTAGEAEATAALWAELAAT
- a CDS encoding DUF397 domain-containing protein encodes the protein MHRNGRCRRQTPRRYWREELKTSNLHTGTWRKSSRSGGNQQCVEVACTSATERAVRDSKAPRQGTLSFTGSAWSAFMSGVPAHNS
- a CDS encoding histone-like nucleoid-structuring protein Lsr2, whose product is MAQRVIQELVDDLDGGQANETVRFALDGVSYEIDLSQDNADGLRTELERYVSAGRRTGGRRATVAARVGGAPARVDREQLRAIREWARTNGLEVSDRGRLPRSVVQKFEEHHATPPAEEPVARKPRGRAAAERKVTTAPTFSASQSTSRRRKSATA
- a CDS encoding DddA-like double-stranded DNA deaminase toxin, with protein sequence MAISDEVRRLRQVRNVLVAHRGWTRGVELKVGEVEAEVHGLLGGAFGQQEIAAAIAGVRAKLDDLRDALVQVVEQLDQAIAHHSRRPGSASTSGSASVPPAPAKPPAPDRGQKRPEVENQHGDRYPEEANPYHDMLQRRVIRGSGMPISGWVQLDGKQTGEITATRSDPWAEESLSRMEELDPRRAAGLAHHVEMKVIVMMVASGSRHGQVIINHAPCGSEVGDLPGCHTSIPRCLPEGRTLTVLGTDRNGDPFKHTYHGKAKW
- a CDS encoding Imm1 family immunity protein; the protein is MTDQTPITHTGFIARDELSDDVDVVGEVMGLNAGGVNVGWSWELGETRPNPDAEDEEEGPTLAFGVNNAVGFLQWHDGREVLVPVLGTNDEWVEYFVAGLHSTNVRPHAELPVELVLAAVVEYLDTGERPTCVEWKAGASLRSLFS
- a CDS encoding endonuclease VII domain-containing protein yields the protein MRVDAVARGLINRDHERDKRYRSRYGITAGTVDQLRARQGYRCAICDRHESQLPRGLAVDHDHATGYVRALLCLTCNTAIGLLEENADVLRAAIHYLLRAEELAASVHNET
- a CDS encoding sigma factor-like helix-turn-helix DNA-binding protein translates to MSGNGVAVHAFADARETNALVAAVERGERAAETALYLRVAGELDRVAAGAVGSSAFDREDLHQEGAERLIRDARAGVIRNGDGGTVGTYIGRVIARHLLNVASTQRPGRPTDTGRMAQKLREALRNTADSDGEYDVMAAVTYAQQRFAWRLETFWAVHRSMFAPTETWESAAGDRHSLADTMSDPGGPDDLARVEIIATARALLESTHLSRREREVLGCLFGFSGPALSEVETGRVLGIAQSTVSKTKTKALQTLRALSGLTD
- a CDS encoding DUF5753 domain-containing protein; amino-acid sequence: MTSADLDPLLLRTIYGKRVRAYRQAAGLDLDAAAQGTGINYDKLSKIENGVLSADQSDTEAQIATYGIAPAEASDLRTLGESARQKAGPTGSAGRARRFLVIEQAADETRLVYPYVPGLFQTAEYALVQLRRAPTVAGADAESFALQRQARGDRLVHRTGSQVWAIIGEEATIRINGSPDVMKRQLERLLMFSQLNHVSIRIHPLTAGDSPGLSNPFTLLWVAAADFKAAYTENISGTAWNKKTGAFTASFEDAQEWALSETDTQTLLERRIEDL
- a CDS encoding NHL domain-containing thioredoxin family protein, with product MTPVQPRRLSRAPELVGRGWLNTGGKSYQLSDFRGRIVLLDFFTFCCINCLHVLDELRPVEEEFKDVLVTVGVHSPKFVHEADEQALRAAVERYEVHHPVLDDPGLTTWQAYAVRAWPTLVLVDPEGYVVHVAAGEGHAEALRRVIAEVVAEHDAKGTLHRGDGPYVPPPPAATELRFPAKATATGRGTVLVADTAHHRVVELKDDAVVATYGTGARGRQDGVEATFSEPSAVAVLPDHVDVGYHLVVADTVNHLLRGVNTDTGEVTTIAGTGLQWRNGPTDGPGTEIDLTSPWDLVWWEPAGGLVIAMAGNHTLGLFDPRTGLVSRFAGTTVEGLHDGPADQAFFAQTSGLAVDGDRLWLVDSETSALRWIDADRTVHTAIGKGLFDFGHRDGPAEQALLQHPLGVTVLADHSVAIADTYNGAIRRYDPATGEVSTLATGLAEPSGAVLLDGDLVVVESAAHRLSRPVAKAHLVDGDAHQVRRPPTDIAAGVLDLVVVFTPPPGQKLDERYGPSTRLEITSSPPGLLAEGAGVSTELSRKVTVAAGVTEGVLHVVAQAASCDDDGTEHAACHLTRQDWGVPVRVLDTGAHRLALVMGGLDDQH